The following is a genomic window from Lentisphaerota bacterium.
ACGCCGCCGTCCTGTGTCAAAATGACCCCGTTTTCACACGAAGGAACGAATTCCCCGCCCGCCAGTAGCCAGTGTTGCACTGGCTACTGGCTGGCGGGGGTTTTAGACGTGCGTGTAGCTTAAATGAATTGTCGCATGATTGACAAGGCAATTTTTTATCCACTACATTATGGGTGTAATACAAAAAAAGTGAAAGCGGGAGGAATAGAGAAAGATAGAGAAGGATATTGGATCTGGATCATGGTTGAAGACCGCTTCAAGGGCACGTTCCGCAAACAGGGTTATTGTATCGGCTCAGCCCCAATGGATGGCAGCAGGCTGATTGGTCCGAAACGGACCCCGGTTTCGGCCGATTCCGCACTGCAGGGCCCGCCATCACACGACCGTCACTTGAACGCTGCTTTCGATGATGCCCGCAGCGATGGCATAGCGGGTGAGGCTGGCGGTGTCGTGGATATCGAGTTTTTTCATCAGGTGGTCGCGGTGCTTCTCGACCGTCTTGATGCTGATGCCGAGGTCGGCCGCGATTTGCTTGTTGGCGCCGCCCTCGGCGATCCGTTGGAGCACCTCCATCTCGCGCGAACTCAGACGGCCGGTATCGGCCTTGGACAGGCCCCTGCTGTCCAAAGACTCCTGTTGCTGACGCTGGAGTCGCTTGGCGATGATGGGACTGAAAACCGTTTCGCCCTGGTATGTCCTGCGGATCGCGCGAGACAGCTCATGCGACGAGGCGTGCTTGAGCAGAAAACCAGCCGCGCCGAACGCGATCGCTTGTTCGACATAGGCGTCGTCGCTGTGCGCGGAGAGAATCAACACGCGGATGTTCGGCACAGCCTGACGAATTTGCCGGGTGGCTTCCAACCCGTTGAGCAGCGGCATGGCGATATCCATCAAGACAACCGCAGGGTGCAACGTTTTCGCCAACGCCACCGCCTGACGCCCCGTCTGCGCTTCGCCGACGATGTCGATATCGGACTCGGACTCGAGCAGTTTGCGCAATCCTTCGCGGACAACCGCGTGGTCGTCCGCCAGCAAAATAGAGATGCGTGTTGAAGCATTCTTATTCACTTGCGCTCCTTTGCACTCGTGCGCAAGCAGATCTGCGCGCTGACGGTTGTGCCCGTGCCCGGCACGGACACGATGCCAAATTTACCGCCGACCATCTCCATCCGCTCGCGCATGCCGATCAGCCCCAGGCGCTTGCCTTCGTTGGCATGCAACACGCCCTCCACGTCGAAGGCCCTGCCGTTGTCGGTGATTTGCATCAGCAGGCCGCCCGGCACCCTCCGGAAGCTCACCTCGGCCCGGGTCGCCTGCGCATGGCGGGCGACATTCGCCAGCGCCTCCAGGGCGACGCGGTAAAGCGCCGTGCGCCTGGGTCCGTTCACGTTCTCGACCCCGGGGAACGCGGTCAAGCCGACCCGGATGCCCGTCTTTTTTGAAAAGCTCTTCACGTGAGCGTGGAGGGCCAAAATCAATCCCAAATCGTCGAGCATCGCCGGACGCAGGTCGCGGGCGAAACGATGCACGATGTTGACGGCCTTTTCAACCGCCCGCTGCGTCTGGACGATCCGGGCCTTCAATTTCCTGGAATCGACCGCCGGTTCCCGCGCGAGCGATTCCAAATGCAGATTGATTCCGACCAGCGTTTGCGTGATTTCATCGTGCAGCTCGCGGCTGATCCGCTTGCGCTCCTCCTCCTGCGCCTGCATGACCTGGTGCGTCAGCCGCCGCAACTGTCCCTGCAGGATGTGCGATTGCGCCAGAAGCTCGCGTTGCTGGTGTTCGC
Proteins encoded in this region:
- a CDS encoding PAS domain S-box protein, with the translated sequence MQKRPSRPRPEEDLRRRAEDRLRHGRRRVGAGGPESATDIRRTLHELHVHQIELELQNEALLIARNEAESVLEKYTDLYDFAPVGYFSLDERGRILEANLTGASMLGVNRSRLVGQRLTSFVAQAERTIFTAFLERLFSRAGGQLCEVTLEKTGGASFCAHLNGLSADSASAGCRVAVSDITALKEVEQAKYRLEAMAGANEDLRLEIVRRQIVEEALKGSEHQQRELLAQSHILQGQLRRLTHQVMQAQEEERKRISRELHDEITQTLVGINLHLESLAREPAVDSRKLKARIVQTQRAVEKAVNIVHRFARDLRPAMLDDLGLILALHAHVKSFSKKTGIRVGLTAFPGVENVNGPRRTALYRVALEALANVARHAQATRAEVSFRRVPGGLLMQITDNGRAFDVEGVLHANEGKRLGLIGMRERMEMVGGKFGIVSVPGTGTTVSAQICLRTSAKERK
- a CDS encoding response regulator transcription factor, which codes for MNKNASTRISILLADDHAVVREGLRKLLESESDIDIVGEAQTGRQAVALAKTLHPAVVLMDIAMPLLNGLEATRQIRQAVPNIRVLILSAHSDDAYVEQAIAFGAAGFLLKHASSHELSRAIRRTYQGETVFSPIIAKRLQRQQQESLDSRGLSKADTGRLSSREMEVLQRIAEGGANKQIAADLGISIKTVEKHRDHLMKKLDIHDTASLTRYAIAAGIIESSVQVTVV